The following nucleotide sequence is from Trichormus variabilis 0441.
TGAAACTTTTTGATCCATTGATAAATGTAGCTTCTCAAAAACAAAATCATTGAGATATCCTGACATACTTGTGAATATGGTATTCCTGCTTTCTCCATTGCTTGATAGTGATTTCGATGTAGAGCCGTCAATTCTATTTCTGTACCTCCTATCATTAACAAATTTTTCGCCATTGTTTGCTCATATTCTCTAAACTCTGGCGCAAAATGATAATTCTTTACTACCACATAGTTAGCATTGTTAGTAGCAGTTTGAACGATTTGACTTAAGTAATCTATGCAGTCCGTTCTATGTGATATGGGTTGGACAAATGTTAAACTCCACCCATATTCAGCTAAAGCTCCTAATAGTTCAGACTGAATAATATACTGACAAATTTTGTCTAAGTACTGTCCTGGCATATCCACCAAGATGATGTCTAAACTATCCACTATCAAATCATTAAATATCCTGTCAGTTCGGGTATTGAAAAAATCTATTTTTTCAATACACACTAAATCTTTATAAGCCAAAAACCTGTCACGGTTATCATGGTCATAAACTTTTAGTCTTTTACCTTGAATTTGATACATTTCTAGCAACAGTTTAATAACTGTAGACTTACCTACACGCGAATCGCCTACAGTCATTACCATTCTTTTAGAAGATTTCCACATTTATATTTTCTAGCCCTAATAGATGCTTAACTGGCTCAATTTGCTGTTTAAAAGTTTTCAACCAGCTTTTCACCCGCATTTTCACTCCTGGTAGTTCTTTTTGCTTTATTCCTTCAGAAAATGTTAGTGATTTTTCATCTAAATAATCGTAGGCATATTCAAGTAAATCTGGCATCGTGATCTCAAATAAAGTTCCTCTCCTTGCTAATAGCTCTTGTTTTATCTCTTGAACTCTTGTTGAGTTTTTATATCTAGAAAACTCTTCATCCTCACCATAAAATAAATTTTTCACAACTATGTAATCTACTTTATCCCCACAAAAACTATACAAATCTATTAACTGCTTTACCGAATCTGATACTCGACTGATTACCACAACCATTGTTACTCTAATGTCATAATCATTAGCGGCTGTTTCCAAGAACTCTTGTTCTATGAATCTTTTAAATATTTGTCTTGATTGCGGTGGTAATTCTAATAAAAACAAGGATTCTGGTGGTAGTAATTGGCTATATGTATCTGGTTCTGGCTCCATCATTCCCTTTATCTGATCAAAAAACCTATCTATACTTCCATCTTTAAAAATATTTAACTGCTGTATTTGACAATGCTCTCCATCTTCACCATAATATCTCAATAAATCAGGATTAGAATTATCCGCATCTACTGCCACAATCCTTCTTTTCTCATCTAGACAAGTTTGCAAAAACCCTCTCGTCCACATCGATTTACCTACTCCACCTTTTCCTCCATCTACTATTACTAATCTTCTTGGCAGAGTTTTAACTACTGCTTCTGTTTCCTTATTAGCTTCTTCTACATCCTTATCCGACCCTGTGGCTATATCTGCTGGGTTCACATCTGATTCTACTGTGGCTTTTTCTAAATCTAATTGCTGTTCTGGTGTTAAATCCTTTACTATTATTTCTTCTGCTACTTCAATGTTTGCTATATCAGCTTTACCTTGAAGATTCCCATTCTGATTATTGTCAATAGTCTGTGTCATTTTCTTATTTCTCCTTCTCATTTGTTCAATACTGCTTCTCAAGTGTTTACACAAAATCTCTTTGGAAAATAGGTAAAATGTTGCTTCTCACCCATTGAGTAAACAGCTTAACTAATTGTTCTTCTACTATGCCCTTTAAACTATATATAGCTGAAGAATTTAAAGTTTTTACTATTCTTACTTGCTCTTGAATAACCACATGACGTTCTTGGCTTTGAATATGCAAAGGTACTATTTTTTCATTATTTAATTCTGGAGCGATAATCTTAAACACATCTTCAGCAAATATCTCTAGCCCTGATGGGGTAGATATTATCCGCACTGTACTACCCAAAGGGTGCTCAAACTCCCAATATGTCCATACTTTCGTCATTGTTAAGTTTTTAGAATTTATCAATCTAGCACCAATTGCGAATTGCAAATTGTAGACCCTTTATCTATGACATATTCTGCTTAGATAAATAAAGAAACTTTAGTACTGTTTTTTTTGGTAAGAAAGTGTCTTGTTCTTTCTTGACAATTGCTATATAATCTTTAGCCTTTTACCAAACCTCGTTTTTTCTAAACGCTACATTCTATTTTGGCGAGATTGAGCGTAGTCCTAAGTTTCTATATGAAACACTGGATATATAAAGTGTGATAATACATCGACACTAGCGCGACTAGATAGCATTTGTATTTTCTTACTATTGCGTCTATTAAAAAAATCGTTAAAACTTGATTGCATATGCGGGATAAATATATATAATATTTGCAGCTCGTAGTCAAACAGTTTTAAGAAGTAGATATTGCCTTAAACGAGAAAATTGATAAGTAATTTTGTTAATCAATTGTTGGAGTTTTCTATGAATAAAATAGCTTTGTTTACAGCCCTTGCTTTGATAGGGACAACATTAGGGGCTTGCCAATCTGATGAGAGCAGGGTGGCTCAGGCAGAAAATGATTATGCAGCCAAGTTAACTGATGCGGAAAGCCCCAAAGAGAAGGCGGTGCAAGAGCAAATCAGACAGTACGTAGAAGATACGCCTGATTTGTATAGAATCAGTTGGAAAATATGTGGAGACTGGAACGCCCCATACAATAATGGAACAAGATGTAACGAAACTAGGGTTCCGACAACTAAAGGGTATTTTGAACCTGCGTATGTATGGGCAGCGAATCAAGTACAGTTTGTTAATAAACAGAATTTTGTTAGAGGTGCTTGGACTACAGGATTATTTGTAAAATCAAGAGGATGCTTAAATATTGGTAAACCGCGAGAAGAGAGGTTTTACAATGTTAAAAATTTTATGATTGAAAAAAGCGCTTCTACTCCTTCACTAGAAAATGTGAAAGTAGAGGTTGTTCCAAAACAAGAGAAACAGAAAGTAGTGGAACAAGCCTTCAGGGACGCAGAAATAGAGAATTACGCCCTGACTAACTTTGGCATATCAACAGCTACAGGATCTATCCCGACTGGTAAAACTTGCTTAACAGTTGATGAATGGAAAAAAACGCAATGAAGAGGGTGTAGGGTCTATTGATTAATCCCTCAGACCTTGTTGCCCAATTCTCAATTACCCGATTACGCCAAATATATTCATCTTCTAAAATATCTAATGGCTAAAATATCTAATGACATAGGGCAATACTTGGAAAATTTACTTAATTACCAACTGCTGTTTGCTATCGAAACCGATATCATTCTTAGCTGAAACTGATAACGGTTGGATCTTGAGCTTATCTCCTACCTTGATATCGGCAGCGCCAGGGGCAAGCTCAAGCACCTGATTGGCCACCCGACCTTTATAAATGGGGCAAGGGGTTTTATGACAAGGTTTGGCATTGTAAACAGCAGTTGACACTACATTGTCCTTCAGGTAGAAAATGTCTAGGGGAAAATTTACCTTGTACATCCAGAAAGGCACATTATAGATTTCGCTCCCCAGGTTGAACAACATTCCGCGATCGCGTGGTAAAAAGGAACGAAATTTTAGCCCCTTCTCTAATTGTTCCGGTGTAGAAGCGACTTCTAGCTTAAATGTCTGGTTGTTGTGGGTGAGGATGTGAGTGAGGGGTAAATTCTGAGGACGAGTTTCGGCATAAATCATCGCCGCAGTGCCAATGATAATTGATACTCCAGCTAGAGGGCCTAGTATGTTCAGTAAATTGAAAGCAGTAATATACAAATTCTCTTGTTGAGGGAATTTTAAAGTTTTCATAGCTCCCCAAAAATATCGATATTACCGAGACTATATATAGATGAATCAACCGGACTAGATGCTTGACCTTGCAAAGCGGCTTTGTTCCGCATACTTTCAACCCGGTCAGCCTCACGGATGGCCAGAGGATTCATGTTCTGCCTTGCAGTTACCAATGCTGACAGTGTAATTAAGAGCGGTGGCAGTTCATTAAGTGGTGTGACATCATCGTTAAACATTTGGCAAAAAGTAGAGATGGCGGCACGTTCTACAATTGCGCCAATCTCAGCACCCACACAGCGTTGTGTGGCTTTGAGCAACCTTTTCCATTCAGGTTCGGTGTACCCATCGCCCCCATTGCGGAACCGAGCATCAAAACGGGCTAAGTGAATTTTGAATATTTCGTGCCGTTCTCCATAGTTTGGGAGATCCACCTGGAAAATCTCGTCAAAGCGCCCACTTCTGGTTAACTCTGGTGGTAGCCATTCAATATTGTTAGCCGAAGCGATAATTAAAACCTCACTAGTGCGCTCTTGCATCCAGGTCAAAAGCATACCAGCCAGTCGCCTAGATAAATCATCATCCCCAGCAAATCCTTTGTCGAAGTCGTCCAAATACAGGATTACACGGTTAATTCGGTCTACGAGTGCGAGTAAGTTTTTAAGCCTGTACTCAGCCAGATTGCCGTAACTGCGGAAATTCCCCCACTCCAAGATAATTAGAGGTAGTCCTAACTGTGCCGAACAAGCTTTAGCCGAGTACGATTTTCCAGTCCCCGGTGGGCCGATTAGTAAAACCCCCTTGGGTAAACGCAGATTATAGGCTTTAGCTAGTGTTGTTAACAGGCGTTTATACGTTTTAAACGCTTGCTGCATTAGTTCTAAACCACCGATAGGGGTGCTTGGGGGCTGAAGGAACTGAATATTATAAATCCGCTTAAACAGTTCTATTTTGTAAGCGGACAATTTTTCTATTAACTCCAACGGTGTAACTTCATCAGCTAAAGCCTGTTTAATTCCATAGTCAATATCTGCTAAGTACATCCCTACTGAGGCGATCGCAGTCTCATGAATGGATGATTGATTGTCATCAGGTAATACTTGGGGTAAGTAAGTTTTAATTTCCTCAATAGTTGGCAGTTGTTGCACAATGATGGGAATTTCCGGTGCAATGTCAGATGAAAGACTAGCGTTTGGGCCTAAAAGTATTGCTGTCTTTCGGGTATTGCAATTGGAAAGCTTCAGGTTAATCAGGGCTGACTTGATCCACTCGGCAGTTAAGAAGAAATCGGGGTTTGTGTTGGACTCTCCCAGCCAGGGGAATATGCCCTCCAGTATCAGGATTCCTTCTAAATGGGTGGTTTTCCAAAACCTCAAAATTTCAAAGTAATGTTCGCGTCGGTTTTTGGCGTAGG
It contains:
- a CDS encoding AAA family ATPase — protein: MNNQLIKQIFGLIKLNNQLIAVESPLQERRQLLTNLASVCQHQDINCYLWTLEDDALHQLETHEQGLTLQTVDQYQAMPAAGCAYAKNRREHYFEILRFWKTTHLEGILILEGIFPWLGESNTNPDFFLTAEWIKSALINLKLSNCNTRKTAILLGPNASLSSDIAPEIPIIVQQLPTIEEIKTYLPQVLPDDNQSSIHETAIASVGMYLADIDYGIKQALADEVTPLELIEKLSAYKIELFKRIYNIQFLQPPSTPIGGLELMQQAFKTYKRLLTTLAKAYNLRLPKGVLLIGPPGTGKSYSAKACSAQLGLPLIILEWGNFRSYGNLAEYRLKNLLALVDRINRVILYLDDFDKGFAGDDDLSRRLAGMLLTWMQERTSEVLIIASANNIEWLPPELTRSGRFDEIFQVDLPNYGERHEIFKIHLARFDARFRNGGDGYTEPEWKRLLKATQRCVGAEIGAIVERAAISTFCQMFNDDVTPLNELPPLLITLSALVTARQNMNPLAIREADRVESMRNKAALQGQASSPVDSSIYSLGNIDIFGEL
- a CDS encoding AAA family ATPase, which translates into the protein MWKSSKRMVMTVGDSRVGKSTVIKLLLEMYQIQGKRLKVYDHDNRDRFLAYKDLVCIEKIDFFNTRTDRIFNDLIVDSLDIILVDMPGQYLDKICQYIIQSELLGALAEYGWSLTFVQPISHRTDCIDYLSQIVQTATNNANYVVVKNYHFAPEFREYEQTMAKNLLMIGGTEIELTALHRNHYQAMEKAGIPYSQVCQDISMILFLRSYIYQWIKKFHDSVMDNDLAVKYLGLD
- a CDS encoding DUF192 domain-containing protein, yielding MKTLKFPQQENLYITAFNLLNILGPLAGVSIIIGTAAMIYAETRPQNLPLTHILTHNNQTFKLEVASTPEQLEKGLKFRSFLPRDRGMLFNLGSEIYNVPFWMYKVNFPLDIFYLKDNVVSTAVYNAKPCHKTPCPIYKGRVANQVLELAPGAADIKVGDKLKIQPLSVSAKNDIGFDSKQQLVIK